Proteins co-encoded in one Candidatus Limnocylindrales bacterium genomic window:
- a CDS encoding methyltransferase domain-containing protein has product MAESYLQDLAYIHHAGFGDFAVEAAPGVVSMLRAHAIEAGVVVELGCGSGLLARELARAGYDVVGIDASAAMLDIAAATAPSARLFRCSLHEADIPRCDAVVSLGECIGYLPQHDACVDLHSLFERVAAALRPGGLFVFDLVRATDAEPMSYRTWRAGPDWAVLIEVEEDAQNRRLRRGIVAFRAVGGAWRRSQETHWLQLFTREEVAAALRAAGFSARELAGYGSRSLAPQRVAFAAIRGGA; this is encoded by the coding sequence GTGGCCGAGAGCTATCTACAGGACCTGGCGTACATCCATCACGCGGGCTTCGGGGACTTCGCCGTCGAGGCTGCCCCCGGCGTCGTGTCGATGCTGCGCGCGCACGCGATCGAGGCGGGCGTGGTGGTCGAGCTTGGGTGCGGCAGCGGTCTGCTGGCGCGCGAGCTCGCTCGTGCAGGGTACGACGTGGTCGGCATCGATGCCTCCGCCGCCATGCTCGACATCGCCGCGGCCACGGCGCCATCGGCACGGCTCTTCCGCTGCTCGCTGCACGAGGCCGACATTCCCCGCTGCGATGCCGTCGTCTCGCTCGGCGAATGCATCGGCTACCTGCCGCAGCACGACGCCTGCGTGGACCTGCATTCGCTGTTCGAGCGCGTGGCGGCGGCATTGAGGCCAGGTGGCCTCTTCGTCTTCGACCTCGTGCGCGCGACCGATGCCGAGCCCATGAGCTACCGGACGTGGAGGGCCGGTCCGGACTGGGCCGTTCTCATCGAGGTCGAGGAAGACGCGCAGAACAGGAGACTCCGCCGCGGGATCGTCGCGTTCCGCGCGGTCGGCGGCGCGTGGCGCCGCTCGCAGGAGACGCACTGGCTGCAGCTGTTCACGCGCGAGGAGGTGGCGGCGGCGCTGCGTGCCGCAGGATTCTCGGCACGCGAGCTCGCCGGCTACGGGAGCCGCAGCCTGGCGCCGCAGCGAGTGGCGTTCGCCGCCATCCGCGGCGGTGCGTGA
- a CDS encoding YihY/virulence factor BrkB family protein: MSMRRHHSWRTPGRTPTRARAIALPAGVESLSSLGSLDWKRFAKKVWHEISEDEVFERAAQLSYYFLLALFPALLFMTAMVGWIAGEDSELRAGLFRALAAVLPGEASKLVSDTVNDVMQGSGGGKISFGILATLWAASNGMGAISSTLNIAYEVKERRPWWKVRATAVALTIALALLIITALVLLLYGHDIAETIAGKFGLGLVFELTWKIIQWPLLLLFLLTAFGMIYYFAPDVRDQKWQWITPGSVFALALWLLVSFAFKLYLEYFNSYNATYGSLGAVIILMLWFYLSGAAILIGGEINSVFEGEMAERGDPEAKAAGEKAPGQPDPAPLKRAAS, encoded by the coding sequence ATGAGCATGCGTCGCCATCACAGCTGGAGGACACCCGGGCGCACTCCGACGAGGGCTCGCGCCATCGCGCTGCCCGCGGGCGTCGAATCGTTGAGCAGCCTGGGCAGCCTCGATTGGAAGCGATTCGCCAAGAAAGTCTGGCACGAGATCAGCGAGGACGAGGTGTTCGAGCGCGCCGCGCAGCTCTCGTACTACTTTCTGCTCGCCCTCTTCCCTGCGCTCCTGTTCATGACCGCCATGGTGGGCTGGATCGCCGGCGAGGACAGTGAGCTGCGAGCAGGGCTCTTTCGCGCGCTGGCTGCCGTTCTTCCGGGCGAGGCGTCCAAGCTCGTCAGCGACACCGTCAACGACGTCATGCAGGGCAGCGGTGGCGGCAAGATCTCGTTCGGCATCCTGGCAACCCTGTGGGCCGCCTCCAACGGCATGGGCGCGATCAGCTCGACGCTGAACATCGCCTACGAGGTCAAGGAGCGACGTCCCTGGTGGAAGGTGCGTGCCACCGCGGTGGCCCTGACGATCGCGCTGGCGCTGCTGATCATCACCGCTCTGGTCCTGCTGCTGTACGGGCACGACATCGCCGAGACGATCGCCGGCAAGTTCGGGCTGGGGCTCGTCTTCGAGCTGACGTGGAAGATCATCCAGTGGCCCCTGCTGCTGCTCTTCCTGCTGACCGCCTTCGGAATGATCTACTACTTCGCGCCCGACGTGCGCGACCAGAAGTGGCAGTGGATCACGCCGGGGTCGGTGTTCGCACTCGCACTGTGGCTGCTCGTGTCCTTCGCCTTCAAGCTCTACCTCGAGTACTTCAACTCCTACAACGCCACCTACGGGTCGCTCGGCGCCGTCATCATTCTGATGCTGTGGTTCTACCTCAGCGGCGCGGCGATCCTCATCGGCGGCGAGATCAACTCGGTTTTCGAGGGCGAGATGGCCGAACGCGGGGATCCCGAAGCCAAGGCGGCCGGAGAGAAGGCGCCGGGGCAGCCCGACCCGGCGCCGCTCAAGAGAGCGGCAAGCTGA
- a CDS encoding 2OG-Fe(II) oxygenase, translating to MLLDEESIALELGRTGIAVREQFLTADVVAELADNARAAHARGRFVAAAVGRGDARKVDAAVRGDLTLWLDPAAASAAERAYFDAVEELRSAVNQCLQLGAFEVEAHYALYPPGAAYARHRDVLRGTEARVVSTVLYLNEDWDGRDGGVLRVYLDGDSVREVLPRAGVFVCFLSDRFDHEVTVATRERWSVTAWLRRRR from the coding sequence GTGCTGCTCGACGAAGAGAGCATTGCCCTCGAGCTCGGGCGCACCGGCATCGCGGTGCGCGAGCAGTTCCTGACGGCCGATGTCGTCGCCGAGCTGGCGGACAACGCGCGAGCGGCGCACGCGCGAGGACGGTTCGTCGCGGCCGCAGTCGGGCGCGGTGACGCGCGCAAGGTCGATGCAGCGGTGCGCGGCGATCTTACGCTGTGGCTGGATCCGGCTGCGGCCTCGGCCGCCGAGCGCGCCTATTTCGACGCCGTCGAGGAGCTTCGATCGGCGGTCAATCAATGCCTGCAGCTCGGCGCCTTCGAGGTGGAGGCGCATTACGCGCTGTATCCGCCCGGCGCGGCCTACGCGCGGCATCGCGACGTGCTGCGCGGCACGGAGGCGCGCGTGGTCTCGACGGTGCTCTATCTGAACGAAGACTGGGACGGGCGCGACGGCGGCGTGCTGCGCGTGTACCTGGACGGCGATTCCGTGCGTGAGGTCCTGCCGCGAGCCGGCGTCTTCGTCTGCTTCCTCAGCGACCGCTTCGACCACGAGGTGACGGTGGCGACGCGCGAGCGCTGGAGCGTCACCGCCTGGCTCCGTCGGCGCCGGTAG
- a CDS encoding alpha/beta fold hydrolase: MRTRIAAAGAVPAVAGLLLVTAAAWPVTAAAAKTSKPAASPFKPASEFFDANGVRLRYLSGGRGETIVLLHGLHSTAYQSWQKTGILEALARNHRVLALDLPGHGESDKPAIPDAYGKAMVEDVRLLLDHVGVSKAHIVGYSLGALVATRFLVDHPDRVLSGTVAGMGWMRDSGWLQGVWERLPVREADNTSRMCIRSIEQLQVTRQELEAIQVPVAVILGDRDPVRRMYITPLKNARKDWPVIVVPGGGATAITTKKFRDELVKWLQRH, from the coding sequence ATGCGGACGCGGATCGCAGCGGCAGGCGCCGTGCCGGCAGTGGCAGGGCTGCTGCTCGTGACCGCCGCCGCATGGCCGGTGACGGCGGCGGCGGCAAAGACATCCAAGCCTGCCGCATCCCCGTTCAAACCGGCCTCCGAGTTCTTCGACGCCAACGGCGTGCGGCTGCGTTATCTGTCCGGCGGGCGCGGCGAGACGATCGTGCTGCTGCACGGCCTGCACTCGACCGCCTACCAGAGCTGGCAGAAGACCGGGATTCTCGAGGCGCTGGCGCGCAACCATCGCGTGCTCGCGCTCGACCTGCCCGGTCACGGCGAATCGGACAAACCCGCCATTCCCGACGCCTATGGCAAGGCGATGGTGGAGGACGTGCGGCTGCTGCTCGATCACGTCGGCGTCTCCAAGGCGCACATCGTCGGCTATTCCCTCGGCGCGCTGGTGGCGACGCGCTTCCTCGTCGACCACCCGGACCGCGTGCTGTCGGGAACGGTAGCGGGCATGGGCTGGATGCGCGACTCCGGGTGGCTGCAGGGCGTGTGGGAGCGCCTGCCGGTGCGCGAGGCCGACAACACCTCGCGCATGTGCATCCGCAGCATCGAGCAGCTGCAAGTGACCAGGCAGGAGCTGGAGGCGATCCAGGTGCCGGTGGCGGTGATCCTCGGCGATCGCGACCCGGTCCGGCGCATGTACATCACGCCGCTCAAGAACGCCCGCAAGGACTGGCCGGTCATCGTCGTGCCGGGCGGAGGAGCCACGGCCATCACGACCAAGAAATTCCGCGACGAGCTGGTGAAATGGCTGCAGCGGCACTGA
- a CDS encoding glycoside hydrolase family 9 protein — protein MPSPPFCSRACRLRRALAPIAIAVCAAAASPAAAAPVTQAFKHDHFGFRPGDTKIVIATQNPGGTVQVRRAADDGVAFTIPTDGGSITAKGTDGMHSGDAVWWIDLSDFTTVGEYRLYSPTLAAQSYDFDIRGDVYATPMRAALRTFYLQRCNVPKTSTPASAWDDAASCHDGDAATGPAAGHTNHGTRDLRGGWHDAGDYNKYVWGAVSSAILSMLRAYEDNPGSLRDDDTGIPESGNGLPDLLDEIQVELDWIMEMQLPSGAVLSQMHVDGFASDSPPSADMNVRYYQNPNLESGAVAAGTLALAARVFEAEGQSSYAATLKSAALASWTWLQTQGGSAVKAWAAAEIFRIDPTQTAARDYVDNFYPSQWNGRFFNVGAYDTFAALTYVSTTGATPAVVTNMLANITDQVDYIFSEDSLYRNGMPSWSYHWGSNAMRAHYGLFLLRAAALGETGSYSAGDCYEHALDLLRFFHGQNPLNMLYLTNMAALGGEHSSFQLYHAWYGDSWSSFSSTNYFGKPSSVTEPAYPYYAGTDNHGVSDNKVSLYGPAPGFVPGGPNKDYGGTSSPPLGSVFYEKFYRDWADQIQWTAMTWEITENSISYQGPYVALAAYFQGASACDDDDVCEPGENAANCPNDCSIDLSGDAYVGYRILTPATDELGNEIAGGNELPASWNVTLDDQAIDSSLGDDPENFTIGRSLGLMSAAGYNAAEAADAQLHYVRYALRPAAEGIAPEAGGSIPPAQPHVPRRWTVQNDLGTFTVRSIKATSLLLPAGADPSGTANDQGDATHYRCYRIKTESGPSRPQALTRDMFDDCARNAAGSPGFAGSAAEGSCLLDVHASAELCNPVAKTEVLPPRTTSAVIDESTPSSQTSLLCSKAKLARKIGSGAAGLLTGMAAGSSISPLQTRHLSRRTSDGNGVSIAPGNQFPAPVMADTIKLETFCLPTHIVAVAPAG, from the coding sequence ATGCCATCGCCACCATTCTGTTCGCGCGCATGTCGGCTGCGCCGCGCTCTTGCTCCCATCGCCATCGCCGTCTGCGCAGCGGCCGCCTCGCCGGCCGCCGCCGCGCCGGTCACGCAGGCCTTCAAGCATGACCACTTCGGCTTCCGTCCCGGCGACACCAAGATCGTCATTGCCACGCAGAACCCGGGGGGCACCGTGCAGGTGCGCAGGGCCGCGGACGACGGCGTCGCCTTCACGATTCCCACCGACGGCGGCTCGATCACCGCCAAGGGCACCGACGGCATGCACTCGGGCGATGCGGTGTGGTGGATCGATCTCTCCGACTTCACGACCGTCGGCGAGTACCGGCTCTACAGCCCCACCCTCGCCGCGCAGTCCTACGACTTCGACATTCGCGGCGACGTCTACGCCACGCCGATGCGCGCCGCGCTGCGCACGTTCTATCTGCAGCGCTGCAACGTCCCCAAGACCAGCACCCCGGCCAGCGCGTGGGATGACGCGGCCAGCTGCCATGACGGCGACGCCGCAACCGGCCCGGCCGCCGGCCATACGAATCACGGCACCAGGGACCTGCGCGGCGGCTGGCACGACGCCGGCGACTACAACAAGTACGTTTGGGGAGCGGTCTCCAGCGCCATCCTCTCCATGCTGCGCGCGTATGAGGACAACCCCGGCTCGCTGCGCGACGACGACACCGGCATTCCCGAATCGGGCAACGGCCTGCCCGACCTGCTCGACGAAATCCAGGTCGAGCTGGACTGGATCATGGAGATGCAGCTTCCGAGCGGCGCGGTGCTCTCGCAGATGCACGTCGACGGCTTCGCCTCCGACTCGCCGCCGAGCGCCGACATGAACGTCCGCTACTACCAAAACCCGAACCTGGAGTCGGGCGCCGTGGCCGCCGGGACGCTGGCGCTGGCCGCACGCGTCTTCGAGGCCGAGGGTCAGTCATCCTACGCCGCGACGCTGAAGTCGGCGGCGCTGGCGTCATGGACGTGGCTGCAGACGCAGGGCGGCAGCGCGGTCAAGGCGTGGGCTGCGGCCGAGATCTTTCGCATCGATCCGACGCAGACCGCCGCGCGCGACTACGTCGACAACTTCTATCCGAGCCAGTGGAACGGGCGCTTCTTCAACGTCGGCGCCTACGACACCTTCGCCGCGCTGACCTACGTTTCCACGACGGGCGCCACGCCCGCGGTGGTCACGAACATGCTCGCCAACATCACCGATCAGGTCGACTACATCTTCTCCGAGGACAGCCTGTACCGGAACGGCATGCCGAGCTGGTCCTATCACTGGGGCTCCAACGCGATGCGCGCACATTACGGGCTGTTCCTGCTGCGCGCGGCGGCGCTTGGCGAGACCGGCTCCTACAGCGCCGGCGACTGCTACGAGCACGCGCTCGACCTCCTGCGCTTCTTCCACGGCCAGAACCCGCTGAACATGCTGTACCTGACCAACATGGCGGCGCTGGGCGGCGAGCATTCGTCGTTCCAGCTCTACCACGCCTGGTACGGCGACTCGTGGAGCTCGTTCTCGAGCACCAACTACTTCGGCAAGCCCTCCTCGGTCACCGAGCCGGCCTATCCCTACTACGCCGGGACCGACAATCACGGCGTCAGCGACAACAAGGTCTCGCTGTACGGCCCGGCGCCTGGTTTCGTCCCCGGAGGTCCCAACAAGGACTACGGCGGCACGTCCTCGCCGCCGCTTGGGTCGGTCTTCTACGAAAAGTTCTATCGCGACTGGGCCGACCAGATTCAGTGGACGGCGATGACGTGGGAGATCACCGAGAACTCCATCAGCTATCAGGGCCCCTACGTGGCACTGGCTGCGTACTTCCAAGGCGCATCGGCCTGTGATGACGACGACGTGTGCGAGCCGGGCGAGAACGCAGCCAACTGCCCGAACGACTGCAGCATCGACCTGAGCGGCGACGCCTACGTCGGCTACCGCATCCTGACGCCCGCCACCGACGAGCTGGGCAACGAGATCGCCGGCGGCAACGAGCTGCCGGCGTCGTGGAACGTGACGCTCGACGATCAGGCGATCGACTCGAGCCTGGGCGACGACCCCGAGAACTTCACCATCGGCAGGTCGCTCGGCCTCATGAGCGCTGCCGGCTACAACGCTGCCGAGGCGGCCGATGCCCAGCTGCACTACGTGCGTTACGCGCTTCGTCCGGCGGCCGAGGGGATCGCCCCCGAAGCCGGCGGCTCGATTCCGCCGGCGCAGCCGCACGTGCCGCGGCGATGGACGGTGCAGAACGACCTCGGCACCTTCACGGTGCGTTCGATCAAGGCGACCTCGCTGCTGCTGCCCGCCGGCGCCGACCCGAGCGGCACCGCCAACGACCAGGGGGATGCCACGCACTACCGGTGCTATCGCATCAAGACCGAATCGGGGCCCTCGCGCCCGCAGGCGCTGACGCGCGACATGTTCGACGATTGTGCTCGGAACGCGGCAGGTTCTCCCGGCTTTGCGGGCAGCGCTGCCGAAGGCAGCTGTCTGCTGGACGTGCACGCGTCGGCGGAGCTGTGCAACCCGGTCGCCAAGACCGAGGTGCTGCCGCCGCGCACGACATCCGCGGTCATCGACGAGTCGACGCCATCGAGCCAGACGAGCCTGCTCTGCTCCAAGGCCAAGCTGGCGCGCAAGATCGGCAGCGGCGCTGCGGGCCTGCTGACCGGCATGGCGGCCGGATCCTCGATCTCGCCGCTGCAGACCAGGCACCTTTCGCGCCGCACGAGCGACGGCAACGGTGTATCGATCGCGCCCGGAAACCAGTTCCCCGCGCCCGTGATGGCCGACACCATCAAGCTCGAGACGTTCTGCCTGCCCACGCACATCGTTGCGGTGGCGCCGGCAGGCTGA
- a CDS encoding DUF983 domain-containing protein — protein MTPEPASSPPLVPTLMKGLRRRCPRCGEGRLYHGWMTLRETCDVCGLHFQRESGDTWAFVYLSTAGMTGVVVIAMLLVQPDNLLVGNTLLILGATAAIVLTLPYRKGVAVALSYWLDPPQ, from the coding sequence ATGACACCGGAGCCAGCATCCTCGCCGCCGCTCGTGCCGACGCTGATGAAGGGCCTGCGCCGGCGCTGTCCGCGCTGCGGCGAGGGCCGCCTCTACCACGGCTGGATGACGCTGCGCGAGACGTGCGACGTCTGCGGCCTGCACTTCCAGCGCGAGTCGGGCGACACGTGGGCGTTCGTGTACCTGTCGACCGCAGGGATGACGGGCGTGGTCGTCATCGCCATGCTGCTCGTGCAGCCCGACAACCTTCTCGTCGGCAACACGCTGCTCATCCTGGGTGCGACCGCCGCCATCGTGCTGACGCTGCCCTATCGCAAGGGCGTGGCAGTGGCTCTGTCGTACTGGCTGGATCCGCCGCAGTAG
- the gluQRS gene encoding tRNA glutamyl-Q(34) synthetase GluQRS, producing the protein MTLRAAGPRGRYAPSPTGLLHIGNARTALAAWLSVRSRGGTFILRIEDIDAPRTVPGMADAAIEDLSWLGLDWDEDPVGGGPFGPYTQSQRSDRYEAALQMLHDSGRLFPCRLSRKELAGIASAPHAGEEGPPYPVSARPAELPGGWYEALRAAAAPDAAIRFRVAQDVVRFFDRVHGAVEEDVATSVGDFVLKRRDGLYAYQLAVVVDDWLMEVDEVVRGADLLGSTARQIQLLEALGARRPEYAHVPLVVAQDGARLSKRDAALTLRALRHGGVRAEQLVGLLAWSLGLLETPAACSASDLIGEFAWTRLRAGEWRIPADVAARAAALR; encoded by the coding sequence ATGACGCTGCGAGCTGCGGGGCCGCGCGGACGCTACGCTCCCTCGCCCACCGGCCTTCTGCACATCGGCAACGCCCGCACGGCCCTGGCCGCGTGGCTGTCGGTGCGAAGCCGCGGCGGCACGTTCATCCTGCGCATCGAGGACATCGACGCTCCGCGTACGGTACCCGGAATGGCCGATGCCGCCATCGAGGATCTGTCGTGGCTGGGCCTGGACTGGGATGAGGATCCCGTCGGCGGCGGCCCGTTCGGCCCGTATACCCAGTCGCAGCGCAGCGATCGATACGAAGCCGCGCTCCAGATGCTGCACGACAGCGGGCGCCTGTTTCCGTGTCGCCTCTCGCGCAAGGAGCTCGCAGGCATCGCTTCGGCGCCGCACGCGGGCGAGGAAGGGCCGCCCTACCCCGTGTCGGCACGGCCTGCGGAGCTGCCAGGCGGCTGGTACGAGGCGCTTCGTGCCGCCGCCGCGCCCGATGCCGCCATCCGCTTCCGGGTCGCGCAGGACGTCGTCCGCTTCTTCGACCGCGTTCATGGCGCCGTCGAAGAAGACGTTGCCACCAGCGTTGGCGACTTCGTGCTCAAGCGGCGCGACGGCCTGTACGCCTACCAGCTGGCCGTCGTGGTCGACGACTGGTTGATGGAGGTGGACGAGGTCGTCCGCGGCGCCGACCTCCTCGGCTCGACCGCGCGCCAGATCCAGCTCCTCGAAGCCCTCGGTGCGAGGCGGCCCGAGTATGCGCACGTTCCGCTGGTGGTGGCGCAAGACGGCGCCCGCCTCTCCAAGCGCGATGCGGCGCTGACGCTGCGCGCGCTTCGCCACGGCGGCGTTCGCGCCGAGCAGCTGGTCGGTCTGCTCGCGTGGTCTCTCGGCCTGCTGGAGACGCCGGCCGCGTGCAGTGCGTCCGACCTCATCGGCGAATTCGCCTGGACGCGGCTTCGCGCCGGCGAATGGCGGATTCCGGCCGATGTCGCCGCTCGTGCGGCTGCGCTGCGCTGA
- a CDS encoding MFS transporter, translating into MAAAALKGTAATRKNAPMTAEEKRIIFASSLGTVFEWYDFYLYGSLAAIIAKQFFSPLDPGSAFIFALLAFAAGFIVRPFGALVFGRLGDMLGRKYTFLLTIVIMGASTFIVGVLPTYATIGVAAPVILIVLRLLQGLALGGEYGGAATYVAEHAPHGRRGAFTSWIQTTATMGLFLSLLVILGTRTALGEEAFANWGWRIPFLVSIVLLGVSVWIRVSMAESPAFQRMKKEGTHSKAPLRESFAVWSNLRIVILALVGLTAGQAVVWYTGQFYALFFLTQALKVDGATANVLVAISLLIGTPFFVIFGTLSDRIGRKPIIMAGCLISALTYFPLFRMLTEAANPDLARAQEQARVVVHADPRECSFQFNPTGTTRFTSSCDVAKQLLASASVSYENVATAGPATIAIGEVTIPSVDLSTLSPQEVKKKEAELQAGVREALAASGYPAAADPKEMNKPLIVAILSVLVLYVTMVYGPIAAALVELFPTRIRYSSMSLPYHIGNGWFGGLLPTTAFAIVAQTGNMYDGLWYPVIVAAVTFVVGVLFVPETKDVDIG; encoded by the coding sequence ATGGCTGCAGCGGCACTGAAGGGCACGGCTGCCACGCGCAAGAACGCGCCGATGACCGCCGAAGAGAAGCGCATCATCTTCGCTTCCTCGCTCGGCACCGTCTTCGAGTGGTACGACTTCTATCTGTACGGCTCGCTGGCGGCGATCATCGCCAAACAGTTCTTTTCGCCTCTCGATCCGGGCTCCGCCTTCATCTTTGCCCTGCTTGCGTTCGCGGCCGGCTTCATCGTGCGCCCGTTCGGCGCGCTCGTGTTCGGGCGCCTCGGCGACATGCTCGGGCGCAAGTACACCTTCCTGCTGACGATCGTCATCATGGGCGCGTCCACGTTCATCGTGGGCGTGCTGCCGACCTACGCCACCATCGGCGTTGCCGCTCCCGTCATCCTGATCGTCCTGCGGCTGCTGCAGGGCCTCGCGCTCGGCGGCGAATACGGCGGCGCCGCAACCTACGTCGCCGAGCACGCGCCGCACGGCCGGCGCGGCGCCTTCACCTCCTGGATCCAGACCACCGCCACGATGGGCCTGTTCCTTTCGCTGCTGGTGATTCTGGGAACGCGCACCGCGCTTGGCGAGGAGGCGTTCGCGAACTGGGGCTGGCGCATTCCGTTCCTGGTCTCGATCGTGCTGCTCGGCGTTTCGGTGTGGATCCGCGTCAGCATGGCCGAGTCGCCTGCGTTCCAGCGCATGAAGAAGGAAGGCACGCACTCGAAGGCGCCGCTGCGCGAATCGTTCGCCGTCTGGAGCAACCTCAGGATCGTCATCCTGGCGCTGGTCGGGCTGACCGCCGGTCAGGCGGTGGTCTGGTACACCGGACAGTTCTACGCGCTGTTCTTCCTGACGCAGGCGCTCAAGGTCGACGGCGCCACCGCCAACGTGCTGGTGGCGATTTCGCTGCTGATCGGTACGCCGTTCTTCGTGATCTTCGGCACGCTCTCCGATCGCATCGGCCGCAAGCCGATCATCATGGCCGGCTGCCTGATCTCGGCGCTGACGTACTTTCCGCTGTTCCGGATGCTGACGGAGGCCGCCAACCCCGACCTCGCCCGCGCGCAGGAGCAGGCACGGGTGGTCGTCCATGCCGACCCGCGCGAGTGCTCGTTCCAGTTCAATCCCACGGGAACGACCAGGTTCACCAGCTCCTGTGACGTTGCCAAGCAGCTCCTGGCGTCAGCATCGGTGAGCTACGAGAACGTGGCAACGGCAGGACCGGCCACCATCGCCATCGGCGAGGTCACCATACCGTCGGTGGACCTGTCGACGCTGTCGCCGCAGGAAGTGAAGAAGAAGGAAGCCGAACTGCAGGCGGGCGTGCGCGAGGCGCTGGCCGCCAGCGGCTACCCAGCCGCCGCCGATCCGAAGGAGATGAACAAGCCGCTGATCGTAGCGATCCTGAGCGTGCTCGTGCTGTACGTGACGATGGTCTACGGCCCCATCGCCGCCGCACTGGTCGAGCTGTTCCCGACGCGCATCCGCTACAGCTCGATGAGCCTGCCCTACCACATCGGCAACGGCTGGTTCGGCGGCCTGCTGCCGACCACCGCCTTCGCCATCGTCGCCCAGACCGGCAACATGTACGACGGGCTGTGGTACCCGGTCATCGTCGCCGCCGTCACGTTCGTGGTGGGCGTCCTGTTCGTTCCCGAGACGAAGGACGTCGACATCGGATGA